TCCCGTGCGAGGGTATCGCGGTCGTACTCGGGGTGCCCGGTGATGAACACCTGCCGGAAGTCCGGCGTCGCCGCCATGAAGACGCCTGCTTCCTCGCTCACCGCGAGTAGGTCGACCTTGCCGGTCGCCTCGATGTCGGCCGCGTGCACGTCGGTGTGCCGCGAGTGCGGCGCCGCGAACTCCTCGTCAAAGCCGCGCAGCAAGATCGCCTCGGGAGCGATGACGCGGTGGTTGAACACGCCGAACGTCTTAGCCGGTAGCTCGTACTTTCCGACGCCGTAGTGCCGATAGAGGGCTGCCTGCGCGCCCCAGCACACGTGCATCGTCGAGTGCACGTGCTCGGTGCTCCAGTCCAGGATCTCGGTCATCTCCGGCCAGTAGTCGACGTCCTCGAAGTCCAGCTTCTCGATGGGCGCACCGGTGATGACGAGCCCGTCGAAGTACTCATCGCGTACGTCGTCGAAGGTCGCGTAAAACGCCTCCAGGTGCTCCGGTGCGGTGTTGCGCGACTCGTGGCTGGCCATGTGCAGCAGGGTGATCTCGACCTGCAGCGGCGTACTGCCCAACACCCGAAGCAGCTGCGTCTCGGTCGCGATCTTGGTCGGCATGAGGTTCAGAATCGCGATCCGCAGCGGGCGAATGTCCTGGTGGCTCGCGCGCTCCTGCGACATCACGAAGATGCCCTCATCCTCAAGGGTCGCGCGCGCAGGCAGGTCGCGCGGAATGTTCACCGGCATACCCGCAATTTTGCCACCGGCGCGCGATCCGCTGCCGCCTACCCGACCTGCGGTGGAACCCCTAACGCTAAGTCGTCGATAGCGTTAGAGGTTCCACCGCAGGTGGCGACGAGAGGGTAGCGGGGCTGGGGATAACTACGAATCCTCGAACCACTCGGTGCGCAGCCGATCGGAGTGGTACGCCGTACCGTTGCGCGCGTCGTACGCCGCGGCGTACTCGAACGCCCGCTCGCGCAGGGCTGCACCCTCGGCAGCGGTGGCGGGATCGGCAAGCAGCAGGCGGGCGCCGCTGGCCAAGGTAAACAGATCGTTCGCGTCTGAATTGGCCCCGCCGTCGGCGAAGACCTCGGGGTACGCCGCCATCAGCTCAAGCGCCGCAGCGCGGTCCGGCTCAAGCACGCGCAGCAGGTAGGAGATGTCGGCGGTCTCGGCCAGCTCCTCGGGCGAAAACGCAGCCAGCATCTCGTGCGCCTGCGCGAGCGCCTCGTCAGCGCGACCGAGGCGCTGCAGGGCCATGGCGCGCTCGACGCCGGTGTATGCCGCTGAGTCCTCGAACTGCCACGCGACGGTGTCGATGTACTCCAGCTCGCGGGCCGGGTCGAGCTGACCGTAGAACTCGACATTCAACCGCGCCTCAAACTCCGGGTCGAGCAGCTCGCCTCGCTCGGCGGACTGCCACCGCTCATGCCAGTCGCGCAGCTCCGGCAGATCTCCACGCTCGGCAGCCACCTGTGCGCGGCAGATGTAGATCGGCCCTAGCGACGCGCCGGTGTCGCGATGCGCCCGCTCCAGCTGGTCGATCAACCCGGTGAGCTGCGCGAGGCTGGCCTCGGGCAGCTGCAGCATCGCCGAGATCGTGAAGATCACCAGCGTGTGGACGGTCGTGTCGATTCCCTCCTCGAGGTAGTCGGCGTACTGCCGGTTCAGCTTCAGCAGCCGGACGTACGACGCGACGCCGGCCCGGTATTCACTGCGCTCAAACTCCGAGGCGAAGCGGATCATCGCGGCGATCACCATCAGCTGAGGGAAGTTGATCGCGGCCGCCTCGTCGTACGCCGCCTCCGCCTCGGCCTCCATCTGCGGGCTGTAGTCCATCTCCTTGGCGACGCGCAGCCGCTCGGTGATGTCGTTGACGGCGTCAACGAGATGTTCGGGAAGATCCTCGTAGGTGTAGGGCATTTGGCTACTCCTTCATCGACATCGGTTGCGACGGATCGGGCGAGTACGGCGGCGCGTTGAACCACTCGGCGCGCAATAGATCTGTGTTGTAGCTCGTTTCGTTGCGCTCGTCGAAGGCGCCGGCGTTGCGCATCGCGAGATCGCACAAGGCCGCGCCGCGCGCGGCGGTGGCAGGGTCGGCCAGCAGCAGGCGCGCGGCACTGGCCTGGGCCAGGAACTCATCCGGCGGCGCGTCGGGCTCGAACAGGTCGGCACGCATCGCCATCACCTCGAGGGCGGTGTCGCGGTCTGTCTCGAGCGCGCGCAGCAGCGAGCCGAAGTCGACGGCGCTGGCGAGTACGTCGGGATCTGCCTCCGTCACGAGGGTGCGAGCCGCAGCAGAAGCCGCGTCGGGACGGCCGGTCTGCACCAGCAGTAGGGCGCGCTCACCGGCCAGCCATGCCGCGCTCGTCGCGTTAATCTCCGCAGCCGCATATTCGGCGTACTCCACAGCGCGAGCCCGGTCGTAGGTGCTCGAGAGGTAGACGTTCATGCGCGCGGTCATCGCCGGCGTCGACTGAGCGGGGTCGGCCTGCCAGCGCTCCTGCCACTCGCGCACGGCCTCGCCGTCGCCGCGATGCGCCGCGACAAGGGCACGCGAGAGGTAGATCTGACCGAGCGGCTCTCCGGCGGCCAGGTGCGCCTGCTCGAGCCGGTCGATGAGTCCAGTGATCTGCGGCAGGCTCGCCCGCGGCAGCTGCAGCATCCCGTTGACGGTGTACGGCGCCAGGTCGATGATCTGCGCCGACAGCTCCGGCGCGATGAACTCGGCGTACTGCCGGCCCAGCTTCAGTAGCCGGGCGTACGACGCGACGCCGTCCTGCCACTCGTTGCGGTCGAACTCCGAGCCCATCCGCACCATCGCCGCGAGCGCCATCAGGTGCGGGTAGTCCAGCTCGACGGCCTCGTCGTAGACCGTCTGTGCCGCTGCCTCCATCTCGGGTCCGCTCGTTAAGTTGGTGGCGATCACCAGCTTGTCGTAGACGGCCTCGATCTGCTCGGACAGCGCTGCAGGCGGGTCGGCGTACGGGATGGGCACGGTCTCAGTCCTCAGTGACCGCGCGGTCTGCGGGATGCCCGGCGGCAGCGGTGATCAGCGTGCGCAGTGCCTGGCTGAGCGTGGCGGACTCGTGTTCGGTCAGCGGTTCGCCGCGCATCAGCAGGGCGAGGGTGTAGATGGCGCGCATGCCCTCGCGGGCGACCGTGTCGTCGATGTCGCCGGCGAGGGCGCGCACCGGCGGGCTGGCGAGGTTGAGCACGATACGCGGCGGTGTGTGCTCCGGCTCGGCGATGAGGTCGCCGAGCAGGTCGTCTAGATCGTCATCGGCCTGGGCCGTCGTACTCGGCAGCAGCAGCGCGGGAATCGTCGACGGGGCAAACGTGCGAGGGTCGAGCTGCAGGTCAAGATGCGCCAGCGCGCTCGACCACACCTCCGACAGGCGGCGCACCAGAGCGGCATCGTCGGGTTCTGGCCGTGGCAGCGCAGCGGCAAACGACGCCAGGTCGAGCTCGGTGATCGACAGCCGTGGGTTGCGCGCGGCGACCTGCTGCAGGATCTCGCTCTGGTAGACGTAGCCGCCGTTGACCAGCACGTAGCCCTGCAGCTTGGCCAGCTCGCGCAGCGACTGGTACTGCGTCGTACGCCGCACGAAGTGCACCTGCGGGTAGGTGTGCAGCAGCTCGTCGAGCGGCAGCCAGCCGGCCGAGGACTCGACGTTGAGGTAGCGCGAGACGAAGTCCAGCATCTGCGGGTCGGTCACGGCCATCGCACTCAACCCGGTGGCGTGCACGGCCTGAAAATGCTCGAACTGCTCGGGCGCGTCGGCCGCCATCAGCTCGATGCCGCGCTGCACTTCGTGGCCGATTGCCTCCCGCGCGTCGGTGAGCAGGTCGTTCTCCTGCAGCGACTCGCGCGAGGCGGTGGGGCTAAGGTCGCCAGCGCTCGCGACGACCCGCACGAAGTTGGCCCAGTCCGGCACGAGCTGACCGTTGCGCGTCGACAGCAACATCCCCCGCGTGTAGACGATGTCGCCTGCGCGCTCGCCGGCGCGGCCCTTGGTGTCGGTCACGAACGCGACGCCGCGGATGCCGAGTACGTCGACCCGGATCTCGAACGCATCGATCGGCAGGAAGCCGAAGGTCTGCTGGCAGAAGTCGAGCTGCTCGTCGTAGGGCAGCTCCCACGGCGGGGTCTGCTGCGAGACCAGCTCGCCAGTCACAGTGATCGGTACGTCGAGGTAGCGGGCGAACTCGCTCGCCAGCCGGCGTACTCGCTCGATCGCGGTCCACTCGCGGTCTTCGCGGCGTGGATGGATGATCACCTCGGTGCCGGGCAGCTCGAGCCTGCGCTCGCTGTCGGTGACGGTGAAGGTGCCGTCGGCGTACCCGACCCAGCGCAGCGTCGGTGCGTCGGGCTCGCGGGCGCTGCGCGAGATGACCTCGATCTCGTCGGCGATCAGGAAGCACGACAGCAACCCGATGCCGAACTGGCCGAGGAAGTCGTTGCGGGCGGCGGTGAAGTCCTGGCGCTTGGAGGAGGCGCCGATGGTCGCGAGCAGCGAGCGCATCTCGTCGGCGGTGAGTCCGATGCCGTCATCGGCGACGACCAGGCTGTGCTCGCCCGGACCTGGCTCGATGGTGATGGACCCGACCGCGTCCGGCTCGAGCTGGCGACGGGCGGTGATCGCGTCGCGACCGTTCTGGATCAGCTCACGCAGATAGACGCGGGGGCTGGAGTAGAGGTGATGGGAGAGGATGTCGACGATGCCGCGCAGGTTGACCTGGAACTGTTCACGCATAAGCGCCTCTCTACCTGATTTGTTCGACCTGATTTGTGTCGCTGCCGTCATCACGACGGGCGCCGTGCTGGGGTGGTTCCTCGCCGGTGATGCCTCACGCCGGGCATGAGACACACATCAGACACACCAGTCTCGAACCAAGACGAGCGTAGGTTCCAGCGAGCATCTAGGCTCAGGGATATGGGACGCTTCAGCTTCCTCGAATGGCCGGTGGTGCGTCAGTTCACCTCCGGCGATCACCTCGGGCGTGGACCCGCGGTGGCGTCACGGCGTACTCGTGAGATCGCGCCGCGTACGGCGGACGCCGACAGCGTCACCCAGAGCATCTGCCCCTACTGCGCGGTGGGCTGCGGGCAGCTGGTCTACGTCAAGGACGACAAGGTCATCGGTATCGAGGGTGATCCGGACTCGCCGATCTCGCGTGGGCGGCTGTGCCCGAAGGGCTCGGCGAGCGAGCAGCTGGTCAACTCCCCGGGCCGGCAATACAAGGTGCTCTACCGCGCCCCGCGCGCGAAGGACTGGGAAGAGCTCGATCGCGACAAGGCGATCGAGATGATCGCCGACCGGTTTATCGAATCGCGGCGTAACGGCTGGCAGGACCGCGATGCCGACGGCAAGCCGCTGCGGCGCACGATGTCCATCGCGAGCCTCGGCGGCGCGACGCTGGACAACGAAGAGAACTACCTCATCAAGAAGCTCTTTACCGCGGCCGGAGCTATCCAGATCGAAAACCAGGCCCGTATTTGACACTCCGCCACGGTTCCCAGTTTGGGAGCCTCGTATGGACGCGGCGGCGCGACGCAAACCCTGCAGGACATGGCCAACTCGGACTGCATCGTGCTGCAGGGCGGCAACATGGCCGAGGCGCATCCGGTCGGGTTCCAGTGGGTCAGTGAGGCCAAGGCGCGTGGCGCGAAGGTGATCCACGTCGACCCGCGCTTCACCCGCACGTCGGCGGTCGCCGACAAGCACATCCCGATTCGTGCGGGCTCGGACGTCGTACTCTTCGGCGCGCTGATCAACTACGTGCTCGCCAACGATCTGTGGTTCCGCGAATACGTGCTCTCCTACACCAACGCGGCGACCATCGTCGGTGAGGAGTACCGCGACACCGAGGACCTGCACGGGCTGTTTTCGGGATTTGACCCAGAGACCGGCAAGTACGACCCGACGACGTGGGCCTACGCCGCCCCGGACGGCGACGGCCGTGTTGACTCGCCGGGCGAGCAGGAGCACGGCGCGAGCGCGAGCGAGCGGGCCGCCGGTGACGAGCTCGGCTCGGGTGGGCCGTCGCTGGAGCATGCCGAGGTGCTGCGTGATGAGACGCTGCAGCATCCGCGCACCGTCTTCCAGATCCTGAAGAAGCACTACCAGCGCTACACGCCCGAGATGGTCAGCCAGATGTGCGGGATCAGCGAGGACGACTTCTACTACCTCGCGCGGGCGATCACCGAGAACTCCGGGCCCGACCGCACGACCTGCTTCGGCTACGCCACCGGCTGGACGCAGCACACGTTTGGCGCGCAGTTCATCCGCAGCTGTGCGATTTTGCAGTTATTGCTGGGAAATGTCGGTCGGCCAGGTGGCGGCATCATGGCGCTGCGCGGGCACGCCAGCATCCAGGGCTCGACCGATATCCCGACGCTGTTCAACCTGCTGCCGGGTTACCTGCCGATGCCGCGCACCGGTCTGCACGACTCGCTCGATGACTACCTGACCTCGATCGCGTCCCCGCACCAGAAGGGCTACTGGACCAACGCGCGCTCGTACTTCGTCAGCCTGATGAAGGCGTGGTACGGCGACGCGGCGACGGCTGACAACGACTTCTGCTTCGACTATCTGCCCCACCTCGACGGACCGCACGGCACCTACCAGACCACGGTCGCGATGCTGGAGGACCAGGTCGAGGGCTACTTCGTGCTCGGGCAAAACCCGGCGGTCGGCTCGGCCAACGGGCGCATGCAGCGCATGGGCATGTCGCACCTGAAGTGGATGGTCGTGCGCGACCTCGCGCTGATCGAGACCGCGAACTTCTGGAAAGAGGGCCCGGAGATCGACTCCGGCGAGCTGAAGACCGAGGACATCGAGACCGAGGTCTTCTTCATGCCGGCGGCCACGCACGTGGAGAAGGCGGGCTCGTTTACCCAGACGCAGCGGCTGCTGCAGTGGCGCCACCAGGCGCTGCCGCCGAAGGAGGACTGCCAGAGCGAGCTGAGCTTCTTCTACGAGCTGGGCCAGCTGATCCGCGCCAAGCTCGCCGACTCCACCGACCCGCGCGACCGGCCGCTGCTCGATCTCACGTGGGACTACCCGATGGTTGACGGAGAGCCCGACGCCGAGTCGGTGCTGCGCGAGATCAACGGCTACTACGTCGGCGGCGAGCGCGACGGGCAGACGCTCACGGCGTACACCGAGATGGCCGACGACGGCTCGACCGCAGGCGGCTGCTGGATCTACACCGGGGTGTACGCCGACGACGTCAACCAGGCCGCCCGCCGGGTTCCGCAAGGCGGCGGTGGGGTCTCCCAGCGCGAGTGGGGCTGGGCCTGGCCGGCTGACCGGCGCATCCTCTACAACCGGGCCTCCGCCGACCCGTCGGGCAAGCCGTGGAGCGAGCGCAAAAAGCTCATCTGGTGGGATCCCGACGCCGGTCGCTGGGTCGGCGACGACAACCCGGACTTCCCACTGGAGCGCGATCCTGCGGCCCGACCGGACCCGAGTATCGGCGGTCCCGAGGCACTCGCCGGTGACGACCCGTTCATCATGCAGGCCGACGGCAAGGGCTGGCTGTTTGCGCCGAAGGGACTCGTCGACGGCCCGCTGCCGACGCACTACGAGGCGCAG
The nucleotide sequence above comes from Epidermidibacterium keratini. Encoded proteins:
- a CDS encoding HSP90 family protein, with product MREQFQVNLRGIVDILSHHLYSSPRVYLRELIQNGRDAITARRQLEPDAVGSITIEPGPGEHSLVVADDGIGLTADEMRSLLATIGASSKRQDFTAARNDFLGQFGIGLLSCFLIADEIEVISRSAREPDAPTLRWVGYADGTFTVTDSERRLELPGTEVIIHPRREDREWTAIERVRRLASEFARYLDVPITVTGELVSQQTPPWELPYDEQLDFCQQTFGFLPIDAFEIRVDVLGIRGVAFVTDTKGRAGERAGDIVYTRGMLLSTRNGQLVPDWANFVRVVASAGDLSPTASRESLQENDLLTDAREAIGHEVQRGIELMAADAPEQFEHFQAVHATGLSAMAVTDPQMLDFVSRYLNVESSAGWLPLDELLHTYPQVHFVRRTTQYQSLRELAKLQGYVLVNGGYVYQSEILQQVAARNPRLSITELDLASFAAALPRPEPDDAALVRRLSEVWSSALAHLDLQLDPRTFAPSTIPALLLPSTTAQADDDLDDLLGDLIAEPEHTPPRIVLNLASPPVRALAGDIDDTVAREGMRAIYTLALLMRGEPLTEHESATLSQALRTLITAAAGHPADRAVTED
- the metA gene encoding homoserine O-acetyltransferase MetA yields the protein MPVNIPRDLPARATLEDEGIFVMSQERASHQDIRPLRIAILNLMPTKIATETQLLRVLGSTPLQVEITLLHMASHESRNTAPEHLEAFYATFDDVRDEYFDGLVITGAPIEKLDFEDVDYWPEMTEILDWSTEHVHSTMHVCWGAQAALYRHYGVGKYELPAKTFGVFNHRVIAPEAILLRGFDEEFAAPHSRHTDVHAADIEATGKVDLLAVSEEAGVFMAATPDFRQVFITGHPEYDRDTLAREYRRDVEAGLEIEKPQHYFPDDDPEREPVMRWRGHGFLLYANWLNYCVYQQTPFQPDTPGG
- the fdh gene encoding formate dehydrogenase — its product is MGRFSFLEWPVVRQFTSGDHLGRGPAVASRRTREIAPRTADADSVTQSICPYCAVGCGQLVYVKDDKVIGIEGDPDSPISRGRLCPKGSASEQLVNSPGRQYKVLYRAPRAKDWEELDRDKAIEMIADRFIESRRNGWQDRDADGKPLRRTMSIASLGGATLDNEENYLIKKLFTAAGAIQIENQARIUHSATVPSLGASYGRGGATQTLQDMANSDCIVLQGGNMAEAHPVGFQWVSEAKARGAKVIHVDPRFTRTSAVADKHIPIRAGSDVVLFGALINYVLANDLWFREYVLSYTNAATIVGEEYRDTEDLHGLFSGFDPETGKYDPTTWAYAAPDGDGRVDSPGEQEHGASASERAAGDELGSGGPSLEHAEVLRDETLQHPRTVFQILKKHYQRYTPEMVSQMCGISEDDFYYLARAITENSGPDRTTCFGYATGWTQHTFGAQFIRSCAILQLLLGNVGRPGGGIMALRGHASIQGSTDIPTLFNLLPGYLPMPRTGLHDSLDDYLTSIASPHQKGYWTNARSYFVSLMKAWYGDAATADNDFCFDYLPHLDGPHGTYQTTVAMLEDQVEGYFVLGQNPAVGSANGRMQRMGMSHLKWMVVRDLALIETANFWKEGPEIDSGELKTEDIETEVFFMPAATHVEKAGSFTQTQRLLQWRHQALPPKEDCQSELSFFYELGQLIRAKLADSTDPRDRPLLDLTWDYPMVDGEPDAESVLREINGYYVGGERDGQTLTAYTEMADDGSTAGGCWIYTGVYADDVNQAARRVPQGGGGVSQREWGWAWPADRRILYNRASADPSGKPWSERKKLIWWDPDAGRWVGDDNPDFPLERDPAARPDPSIGGPEALAGDDPFIMQADGKGWLFAPKGLVDGPLPTHYEAQESPVDNALYPQQQSPARIMFPRTDNLEAPSAGTPGDDVFPFVFTTYRLTEHHTAGGMSRWLPYLSELQPQMFCEVSPELAAERGLSNDGWATIISPRAVIEARVLVTDRMRTLRINGRDVHQIGLPYHWGQGREAVVEGDAANDLIGLALDPNTQIQESKVGSCDIRAGRRPRGSAANELVDDYNRRAGVTIATDSERVTEPDKEIIYPPIEENAAGGEAGVEAGADEENPNDEPGYSRW